A stretch of DNA from Coccidioides posadasii str. Silveira chromosome 4, complete sequence:
CTTATTCCAATTTAAATGAGGGGGAGAATTCCATGGTTTCGAGATGGCTCGGCCTATTCCGTactttgtacggagtactgtatGTGGTTGCTAAACTATGGCCTGCATCATAGAAGCCCCTTGCTGGTCAGGAACTTTCGACCAAGTCGGAGCTGAATGAAATCAACACACACCCCTAGAAAATCTCAATGTCCAAGTATGAATTTGGGAAAGGGAGTGCTAGCTTTACTCTAGTCATAAgaatttttttgtttttgatTTGCTAACATTGGCTTGACCCAAGCTAACATTTTCTACAATGAGCGTGTTGAGAGCCTCCACACTAATGTGATGAATAATCTCTCAACATTGGATAGTTAGTTAAGTATATCATCCACATCTAGATGTGTAATGAGCATACAGGAACTCATCTGAGTGAATGACCTGCACTCTCAAGCATTAACAGATAGCTGATGGCCGTCACTAACTCATGCCAGCCAAGAGTCCCTAGCCAAATGTGGTTAGGATGGCTAGGTAGCTGGAAGTTCCTTGGCCAGTTAAGTTAACTATCTTATCTGATGTGATGGTGCACGTTGTTGATAAGATAAGCTTTTCCTTTGAGCGGGAGAAGGCGGGCGCCATGAGCAACGGATGCGGGTAACATCTCTCGGCCGCAAACCCGACGGAGAACAGTACGGAATTCTCTCGAAACCGTCATAGCCTTAATTTTGAGGGGAGCGCTATGCGCAGTATGGATTCAAACGATGTGCAATACGACTACCACGAGCATGGCGATGGCGTCCACGAAGTCCCACGGTGCCGCCCACTTTCGGGGATGCCTTCGCTGACCGTGCCTCAGGTCTTGCATTGCTCCTATCACTACTGGCATCCTATGTAAGTCTACATTCATTCATAAATGCTTTCCTCAAGCTAACATGGAACACCTTTGACAACAGGTACCGTTCCATCACACCCAAAGCACGACTGATCGCTCTCTCAAACTCCTTTTTAGAGTATCTTCGTGCTGATGGTATAGTTCTCCCTCCGGATGACACTCCCGCTGTTGCAGATGATGACAGTTGGGTGTCGTCAGGGGGATACGATGACGCAGACGAAGGCCTCCCAGATCCCTCCAGAGAATGGCCAGAAATCCATGCTCGAGTCAAGGCTACTATCGCAGAGTTAGGAGGCAGCGTGTCGCCGAAGTTGAACTGGAGTGCGCCGAGAGACGCGACATACATGATTCCGTCAAATCGGTTGGAATGTAAAACAGCAAATGATGTGTACTTGGTCCTGAAAAGTAGCCGTTTCATTGCCAATGACTTGGATCGTGCGTTCGAGGGGTGCTTCCGGGAGCCCGCAGTTCCGACCAAGGACAATGCCACGATAGCTAATGGAGAAAAAGTTGATCCTGGAGACTTTCACGACCAAGATATCATTCCATATTATTTGGTGCTGCGAAAATACGTAAACGTCAACCCCGCCCTGGAATTCCGCTGTTTCGTGCGGTCACGCCGCCTTATTTGCCTTTGCCAGAAATCCTTCAAGTACCAGGAGTGGGTGTATGAACTCAAAGATAAATTGCTACGATCTATTCAGGAATTCTTTGATCAACACCTTCGGGAAACTTTCCCCGACCCAGATTTTGTCTTTGACGTATACGTGCCACGAGACAGGGTCTGGCTAATGGACATCAGTCCTTTCTCTCAGAAAACAGAGCCGCTACATTTTGCCTGGGATCACATACTTCAGATGGAGAAACCAGACGAGGGAGATCCACGTACCGTTCCCGAGGTGTGTATTACGAGAGCACAGGTGCGGCATCGGAGACATTCTGATAGCGGTGACGACGGGGAAACGACCCCAAAGCGGTATTTTCCCGATGACTGGGCTCGAATTGAACCGCCTGTTTCATCTTTTAAACCGGTATTTCTACTTGCACCCGCAACCGACCCAGAAGAGTTGGGCCTTTCATCGTCTGGTTATTCAATCATCAAGGAGGACAGAGTGCCCCAGGATGTCCTTGATGCGGCGGAACACCCTGGTGGAGCAACAGAGCTTTTGACCAATTGGAAAGAAGCACTTGAGAGAAGCATTAAAGCGGACGAGGAATACGAAAGTGACAATGAAAGTGAGGCATTATTTGAAGACTCGGGAATGGACGCTACAAGGAAAGCCTAACGATCGAGCCCGCCTTCACTTTCTTTCTCATCAACGATGTATCAATAGATCAGGTACCGTCACATTTATGGTCTAAAAAGTTTATAATGGCGCCATGGAATACAAAAGTGCAAAATATCACGGAGTTCCCGGATGGTGCATGGGTGGTGCTGAATCTTTGTGTGGTCACGCAGAGCGTGGAGTTGGTGTTTTAAAAAGACGCCATTATCTATGAAATAATTTCACATGGAATATGATTGCTGTCAAAAAAGTTATCATGGAATACAGGCAACACTATGCACATTTAGATCCTTAAACAAAATATACGTGATCATGGTCTAGGCAGGGATATATCCAGATATATCTATCCACAGGCCTCTAAGGAACACATACGCAACCATCAAAGGATGCAAGAAGATAAAGCATAATCACAACTTGTGCTTCTTCTCACCAGACGCAATCTTCCTAAACTCCTCCTGTGGGATGCCAGCCATAAACCTGCCCATCCCCATAAACACCTCATGCACATTCTGGCGATCCAAAATCTCACGCTCATGCATCCGGATCAAActcttcatcttcaccaTACTATCTTGATTCAAATGCGTGCCCAGCcgttcctccacctcctGTAACACCAGCTTCAAAAAACCATCAGAATCATCCTGCCGCCCACTGACCGGCTTAATCACCTTGTTGACATAGCCCGTCGACACTAGGTCCTCGATGCCAATGCGTTTGCTCATGATCAGCGCCTCGTTGGCCTTGGAAATTCCCAGGCGCTCAACCAGCGCTCTGCTGGCGCCTCCTTCGGCAACGAGGCCCAGGGAGGAGAAGGGGGTGAGGAGGAAAGTGTGGGGAGCGGCGTAGATGAAATCTCCGAAGGCGGTGAGGGCGGCAGAGAGGCCAACGGCTGGACCGTTGAGGGCGACGACGAGGATCTTGGGGTGGTTGTAGAAGGTGCGGGTTATGTCAAGGTTGTTGACGACGAAGTTGCGGGCGATCTGGCGACGGACGTCGGTGTTGCCGGTGGAAGGACGGGTGCTATGGACGTCGGCTCCACTAGGTAGACGGGAATATTGGTTAGCATGGCTGTTTACATTGGATTGTTCTTTTGCTATTTTATCTTTGGCGGGGATGGGGGCCGTACGCGGAGAAGAAGCGCCCTCTTCCTGTCAGGATGGTGATGAAGATGTCATCGCGTTCAGCCACTTCACGCATCTTCTCTCCGAGTTCATAGTAAAGGTCTCCATTCAAGGCATTGAGCTTGGATGGCCGATTGAGTGTGATGATGGCGATGCGGCCTTGATAGGTGAGCTGGATTTCGTTTGAACCGGACATTTTGTCTTCGAAAGTCAAGTCTGTTTGGAGTCTGGACTACGGGGTCGGGGTAACTGgatggagaggagaggaCGGAAAGATAAAATAGCGAAATATATAAACTGCAATTCTTGCGATTACTCTGGTAAAATGCTGAATGTCTTTCCGCGGTTAAATGTCTCCTCACTTGCTTTAGTTCGATCGATTGCGAGGGCAGATAACCGAAGCGGGTGGTTGTCTTAGCACTGATTCCCAATATTAATGTCTTAGAAACGGCCTTGAGAGAAAGTGGGGATAAAGCAGAGAACCCCTTTCAAACTTATAAGAGCTCCTTTGACCAGCCAGTCCATCCGACCCGGCACGAACAGGGCTTTCCGCTGCGTCCTCTATCCGCTCGCTCGACGGGACTTCTCCCATCCTGCGGAAACCAGCGAGATGCCGAGGTCCAGCTACGTATCGGATTATGTCAGCTGCAGACAGGCTTGGCGCAATCTGGAAATTAGACTAACCTAATATAGTTAGCTGGTTTTGATAGTGTTTGGTGACTAAGCATTTCTCACGTCAGCATGATCGGGGAGTTCGGAGTTCAGCGTCAAAGCTGTGGTGGGTTTCCGCGAAAAAGCGTCAAGATTCAAAGAGCAAAAGACAGAAACGCAAGGAGGGAAAGACGCCAATTCGCTTTGCACAGTCGTTCACATTGTTTCGCTTTTGCGGGTAGCTTCTTCTGAACTACGATCTACTTCCGGAGCGCTTCCTCGCATCAATCAGCCCCTCCAACCAAAAGCCCTGCCTTAGGAACCTCGTTACGATCAAAGACCAATCCAAACCTCCCAATTCCATAAAGGAACCCAAATACGGTCCACAAGCCGCCTTGCAGAACCAGGATAATGCTCTCCGCTATACTCCGCAGACTCCAAGGAGGAAACCTTGAGGTTTTCAAAGTGCGCACCACACCACCCCCTCCGCTCCGCGAAATCCCGCAAAACTAACCATATTCCTTCTTTTCGCAGTTCGGTACATATGTCCTCTTCCCCATCGGCTGGATGTACTACTTCGGCACCAACCTCGAAGAACGCTTCTCCGTCCCCGACTTCTGGCCAAGGGAAGAGCATTCGCACAAGATTCCGCTGGAGAAAAGTGAGATCGAAGCTGAACTAGCGAGAATGGACCGGGAGAAGGAGCGGAAGCGATTACGACGCTTGGAGCTAGAAAGTGCTGCTGCGGCAGCGGCGACGGCGGCAACGATGGGGGAGAGTGCCGGAGTGGAGAGGTCGTGAGGTGGTGAAGACAAGGGCTGAAAAAGGGGACGAAAAGCAGCAAAAGGGAGGAAATGTGAGAAGTAGGGTATATTACTGTATTTTATATGGGCGTTCTTCTTTGCATCAGGGTATCTATTGGGgctctttttgtttcctttttccgGATAACGGCGCGGAATACTTTTTTAGGCGCCGGCAAGTTACGTGGGAAGTGAGTATCTTCTTTCCTATCTACTCCATACTTTCCCAACTCCtatctatatatataatgaACGGAAAATACCAGAATTTTCATACAGCCTTTCTGTGTCTGCTTTAAAGGGTTTATGAGCTCAATCACTCGCAGTGAGAGATATCAGTGGTCaaattattaatattaatTAGCCAGCCTTAGCTCTAATACCTGCATAAAACAATCAAAAAACATTACCTATTAATACATTACAGAGTATATGCAAAATGGAGTGCTGGGTAGGAAAAAGCACCACAAATTGCTCAGAAAATAAAACAGCGGCAACGCAGGCCACAACAAAAAGGACAAGACCCTGAAAAGGAAACAAGGCAACGCCTCTCATTATCTCATATCCCGTCTaaaaaaagcaaaggcaCACCGGGTTCAGTGAAAGGAGTACATAAAAATAGTCAACAGAAACGGACAAGGGAAACGGCTCAAGAGACTGGACTATAGTTCAGCAAGCCTCTTTGCGGTGGTCTCAGCAGCCACCTTCCCAGTGTCCACGATGACATTCTGTTGTGCTAGCATCTCAGCAGCGGGCAACGACGAGGCAGACAGATTAGCGGCTAGGCGGAGCTTGGACGATGAACCGGTGAACGGATCGCCGCCCGTCCAGTAGTACCAGACATGCTGGCAGATGGAAACAATGTGGTTCGGCAAGTAGATGTACGCAGCGGCGACGGACATGGATATTACAAGGAGCAGCAGGGTGTCTGCATCATCAACAAAGGGTAAGAGACCTGCAAAACAAGGGCGCGGGGTACAGGGTCAGGGAAAAGGACGCACTGAAGATGAATTTCTCCATTGGAGTGAGCATATAGAGCGCAAAGGTGACTTCATATTGGTAATTCTTCAGCCGTAGCCAGCGAATGAACGTCGTGAATACTGAGGGCGAGGAGGATCGAGAGCGAACCATGATTGCGGACTTGGAAGAGAGCTCTCGAACGATACTTGGGCGTTCGACGAAGGAAAGGAAGATGAACAGATCAGGGGGGCGTATCGAGTGCTGAAAAGTAAAACCTCACAACCGAGCATGGGGCGAAAGTTATCGTACGACGTAGTGAGACTCTTTGGGCGGAAACGGTATATCTTCCGAAGAAAAGTGAGCCAACAGACACgtcaaaaaacaaaaataaaaacgaaaaaaaaaaaggatcgAGCAACAGCGGAATTCAGCACAAATTCACATCCTCCAGGATGAATTGaaaagtacggagtacacaaaaATATCAACAAAGCAAGGAAGAAACTCACCGCGACAGCTCTCGTGTCTTCACATATCTTCCCCCTCGAAGCACCATCACTATTGACGTGTTGGGGGGTTCGAAATCTCGCCCGCCATTGCTCAAAGCATGCGCCAAGCCTTCAGGGGCCCATCAACGCCACTCCGTAGCCACTCACCGTCTGCCATTTTTGAGTTTGTTTCGGCCATTGCTTAGTCAGCACTAGTCCTAGAACCACGGAACACATGCTCCGTGGAGCCGGGGCTAGGGCTAGGGCTTTTAGGTCATGTGGACTTGGCGTGTTTGTTATTTTGCAACGGACTAACTCGTGGCTTGAATGATAGAATTGATATGGATGGTGCGGCAACTATGACTTCTAAGCGACTATCGGTTCGATAATACCTATTCCGATCGCTCATCCTCCAAAACCATACTGGCAGCCTTCTCAGCTATCGCATAAACAGTCGCCTGGGTGTGGGCGCTGATATGCAGCGGCATGATACTCGCATCCACAACACGCAAACCCCTAACGCCATAAACACGCAATTTATCATCCACAACACCGGCTTTGGCGCCTTCGAATCCGCCCATTGCACATGTTCCAATGGCTAGAGACAACATGTAAGCTCGTTCCTGTGTACAGAAAAAAGGTTCCCTGGAATGCACTTACGGTGAAACTCGGTGCCGATGTTATTACGAAGATAATCATCAATCACATccgcatcatcatcatcatcatccgcTTTTGCAGGGAACACCCGCCCAGCAATAACGTGGGAAAGCGGCTCGGTAGCGCATATCTTGTCTGCGAACATTTGGCCCACCTTCATCACGTCAAGATCAATCTTACCATCACCAACACAATACTGCGGGTCAATAATTGGCTTCTCGTCTACTGTAATCGGTCTAGAATCCCTCATTGGAGGGATATGCACGGAGCCCCTTGAGAAAGGATACTGCAGCATCTGGACGATCGTGGCGTACTTCTTGCCCGGTTCACCTTTGAAGGCTTTGTTCCAAATAGTCTCGCCATACCATATATACTCGATGGCTCCTAACATCTTGCCTGATAGAAATGCATCGCGCAGCCTCGTCTCACGGGCTTTTGTGGATTTCAGTATTTCAGGGCATATGCGAGTCGTAATGTCTTCAAGCTCCTCATTCGTAAGCATCCTAAATAGAGGACAGTACGCAGCTGGGCCTGGCAGGAAAGCTCTGGAAGGTTCTTCTACTTTGGGACCATCGCTGGTCTCCTCGACCTTTCGCGGCCGAAGTAAGTTCACGTCTGGACTGTTGGAGGGCGTTCGCATCTCATATACGAAAGTAGTTACTGCAGTCTTCGTCAGCGATTGAGGACATGCGGTAAGGGGAGACATTTACGCAAATGATCCTGAAGATTCTCTCCTACGTTCGGATTAGCCACTTTCACCGGGATGCCTGCTGCTGTAAGGATCTCGGGATTCCCAATCCCGGACAGTTCCAAAAGTTGAGGCGACTGTATGCTTCCAGCCGACAGTATAACTTCCTTGGAAGCTTTCACTATGAATTTCTCTTCACCATGTCTTACCAGGGCACCCTTCGCAATCCACTCTTCGCCGTGCTTCTCGAGCGTGATTTGCTCCACTGTCGCCTCTGTTAGAAGGAACAGATTCGGACGCTGCGACACTGGTAGATAGTATCGATTCGCAGAAAAGCTCCTGGTGTACGTAGCAGGATCGAATGCGCTAATCAAGTTCCAGGCACCTGCGTTTGCGCCGGAGTAGCTCTGGCGATTCACTTCAACGCCGAGATTTTCCAGCGTTTGATGCCAGTATTTTAGTGACGGCGCAAATCGCTGAATATGGGATGTTTTCACAGGTCCCTCAATGCCATGCGATGACGCCTCGAAGTATGAATAGTTCTTCTCCTGTTCTGAAAGGCTTGGTTCATGGAAGGTTTCGCTTTTCTTAAAGTAAGGCCTAGCGCTCTGTTACTCTCAAAAGCTCCCTGTCCATTGAAAGCATGGGGAACGACGGTTAGCACGAACAGTAGATCATCCCATCCCCAGCCTTGATTTCCCATTGCTACCCAGGCATCATAGTCCTCCTTGTGCCCACGGTTCCAGACCAGGAAATTAAGAGCGCTGGAACCACCCAAGACTTTACCTCGCGGCCACGGTACTCTTTGGCCAGCGAGTCCAGGTTGTGGTTCTGTTTCGAACTGCCAATCGTACTTGGTCCCTATAGCCTCGCCGAAGAGCTCAGGTTCGTTGATTAAAGGCTCGTCAAAGACCGCCGGGCCTGCTTCGATGACTGCGACCTTGAGGTGGGGTTTTTCACTCAGACGCGATGCCACCACCAGGCCGGCGGTCCCTCCGCCGATAATCAAGTAGTCAAACACCTGCGAGGCAAATTCACGCAGGTTGTTGGGAGGGATAGACATATTGGAAGTGACAGATGCGCAAGCAGAAGTCTCCAAGTGTGTTCAGAAAGATAGCTGAATAGATGACAGGTCTTTGCCGTGAATTAAGGATTGATAGCTGACTGCATACACTGTAAACACAGTGAACAGTAACAAAGTCTGGTGATGTGGATTGGGGAGCTGCATGCAGCAGGGGAAGAAATCTCGTGAAATTTCCCGGCAGATGGATATTTAAACAGCCAGCGGATCAGCCCATCATTCTGGGCAGCTGAGGAGACACAAGAGTCCCCGTCGCCAGTAGCTAGTTAGCTGCAGGAGGGGTAGCATGTAACCATGTGTGTAACTCCCACGATCGCCGACCGAGGATTTTGAGACAGCATCCCTGACAGCAGAAGTGAGATCAATTGCAACAACACATCCCACTTGTGATTTAGACCACCAGTGCATGGCTAGAGGTTGAGAGCTGAAAAAAATTTGAGGACCAGCGGAAGTTGTCTGATGCCGTGAAACTCAATATTTTCTCTCACCAGCCATCTTTTTGGTATCCAGCACACACAACCCTCCTCTAAAGCTTCAACCCGGAGAAGAAGCAGGGCGATATATGATTCCATCTACCTTGTTAGTTGGCATTTTCATCACCATCCCTCACTTGGATTTTGACCGCCCCTCTACCCAACCTATAGCAAGCCATGCCCCTCACCAAGCTGTTCACACCCATATCGCGCACCCTTGCATGGCGCGGTCTACCCGCCAGCCGACGCCCGCTGTCTTCGTCCAACGCCTTGGCTGCGAAGCAGATGCCGCCACGGCCAACAATCGATGAATCGGAGATCACTGGTACCTACTTGAAGGGGTCAGGACCGGGCGGCCAGAAGATTGTAAGTAATCCTAAGTTACGCTATCTGTATTCGAGCTGAGGCACTACATCCCCCTTCGTCATTTCTGCCTTTTCTATACCCCGATATCAGCACATTTGCTCCAGTTGCCACGAGTTATACCCACGAAGCATGTCCAAGCAACCCCATCAGACAAGTCCACTTCCCGAAACCCCCCCCGAATCTGGGAAATGCGGGCATATTCCGTACATACATGCTTAAACGGCCCCTGGCCAGCCGCCCTCTCTACGCGTAACCCACCCACCCAAAGCCAAAACGGAGTACATTCGTAGCTAAACAACACGTCCCCAACCCCCCCCTTTCCCTTTCATCTAGAACAAAACCTCCTCAGCCGTCCAACTCATCCACCTGCCCACCAACACCGTGGTAAAATCCCAAGCCACGCGATCCCGCTCGCAGAACCGCAAGATCGCGCTGCAGATCCTCGCCGAGAAGGTCGAGCTGCTGCAGAAGGGCGACGAGAGCCGCGCCGCCATCGTGGCGGAgacgaagaggaagagaaaggcGAGTATGACGAAGAAGAGTAAGAGGAAGTACAGAGCgttggaggagaagaagaggagggaGATGGAGGAGGCCGAAATCGCACGAgaaggagaggaagaggggAGAGGGGAAGAAGCAGATGAATTGCCTAGGAGATGAGAAGAGGGTTGATTGTTGTCGTCCATTAACTGTCAATTTCTGAtacgccttttttttttttttttttttttttgattagCATGATCATGTATGTCAATTACTGTACTTTTAACTATATCACTTCTTAATATCATATTCGATCCAAATTCAAGATTGAATTAAAACGTGCTCTTGGCCTTGATCTTCCTTTCTATTGCAAAGTATTTCATTATAAAATCTCCCTCCGTTGTTTTTTTTGCCTCCTTCACCTCGAAAGATCCATTTTTACGGCCCTTTTAACCACTCAGATAACTCGCCAATCCAGCCTTGGCCTCCGGACTCAGTCTCTCCTGTGCAAAACTACTGATTCTTCCACCATGCTTCTTATCAGCCTCCTTCAAATACGACCCGACCCACGTGCCAAGGTTCGGTCCAACCTGCGGCCACGGATCGTTCGGAGCCTTCTTCACCGTGTTCAATTGCGTGTAGCCAGCGCCAAAGGACATATCCTCAACGTCGTTCTCCTTGATAATATCGTCTTTGGCAGCAGGAAGAGGAGGCTGGCTGACGAGATTAAGAAGTCCTTCGCAGGTGAATGCCCATCCTTTCTTGTAGCGATTCGCAAACATTTCGGAATTGGCTAACGTCTTCGTAAACGATATCAAAGCCGCTTTCCTGTCAACCGGGCGAGCCAGTTTCCGGGACTCGGGGAGGATGATGTTTAGATAGATTGGGGTGAAAACGCTGGAATGCAGTTAGATATGACAACCCTTTAAAGTAAACGGCCTTTTTATAGCGAGAAATGAGCGGACCTACCTAGCCTGAATGTTTTCCGTGACCCGGATGAAGAAATCGCAGCCATAACCTTGATCATCAAGAGCCGAAATGAAGTGGTAGAATCGAACAAATCGAAGGGCGAAATTTTCCGTTTTCGCCTTTTGGAGTCGGGTCAGGAGAATCTGAATGATCGTGGGAAAGTATTTCTCTAGAATAGTACTGGTTGCATTGTGTGGTTAGACTGCAATTAGCAACAAGGCTAGAGGGCTCTAGAAAAATTCACGTACGGAGGGAACGTCAAGATGACATTTTCAAGAAGATCGAAGCCATAGCTCTCGTTGAGCTTGGATGACGCTAGCTTCTGGAATATACCAAGAATTGGCTCTATTTGATTGCCCTTGACAATCGCCTCGGCTCCACGAGGAAGAATGGCCGAAAGCAAGCGCACAAGTGCCGGGATGTTTCCCCGAGTCTCCCACATCGTTGGCATAAGGATCGGTGCTAGTAGGTTCTGGTAGTTCCCAGGGAGTGTGTTGGAGGGTTGGGCCTCAAGAAGTGCAGCTAGAAGTTGGAAGACGTATGGGATGAATTCTACGCCAACGGCTTAGTATTGATCATGATATGCCAGCTTTTGGAAAGGAATAACTTACCTTGCACATCGCTTTGCAAGACATTGACGAGAGGGGTGTAAAGGGCGGTTTCGAATTTGCTGGGCTGAGCGGGAGCGCCGAACCTTTCTCCAGAGtaagtaaaataaaaaaaaaaaaaaaaaaaagaaaaacttAGACTTCTTTTCAGAGGGTGGTTCGTACCTGATCAGGGCTCCAAGAGCCTCAAAATGGAAGTAGTAGAATCGGGGATTGCTCGGATTTGTGCTGATGATCCCGGTTATTTTGATGAGGTGCT
This window harbors:
- a CDS encoding uncharacterized protein (BUSCO:312950at4751~EggNog:ENOG410PJMN~COG:S~BUSCO:9417at33183), whose product is MRSMDSNDVQYDYHEHGDGVHEVPRCRPLSGMPSLTVPQVLHCSYHYWHPMYRSITPKARLIALSNSFLEYLRADGIVLPPDDTPAVADDDSWVSSGGYDDADEGLPDPSREWPEIHARVKATIAELGGSVSPKLNWSAPRDATYMIPSNRLECKTANDVYLVLKSSRFIANDLDRAFEGCFREPAVPTKDNATIANGEKVDPGDFHDQDIIPYYLVLRKYVNVNPALEFRCFVRSRRLICLCQKSFKYQEWVYELKDKLLRSIQEFFDQHLRETFPDPDFVFDVYVPRDRVWLMDISPFSQKTEPLHFAWDHILQMEKPDEGDPRTVPEVCITRAQVRHRRHSDSGDDGETTPKRYFPDDWARIEPPVSSFKPVFLLAPATDPEELGLSSSGYSIIKEDRVPQDVLDAAEHPGGATELLTNWKEALERSIKADEEYESDNESEALFEDSGMDATRKA
- a CDS encoding uncharacterized protein (EggNog:ENOG410PJ85~COG:I~BUSCO:11606at33183) yields the protein MSGSNEIQLTYQGRIAIITLNRPSKLNALNGDLYYELGEKMREVAERDDIFITILTGRGRFFSAGADVHSTRPSTGNTDVRRQIARNFVVNNLDITRTFYNHPKILVVALNGPAVGLSAALTAFGDFIYAAPHTFLLTPFSSLGLVAEGGASRALVERLGISKANEALIMSKRIGIEDLVSTGYVNKVIKPVSGRQDDSDGFLKLVLQEVEERLGTHLNQDSMVKMKSLIRMHEREILDRQNVHEVFMGMGRFMAGIPQEEFRKIASGEKKHKL
- a CDS encoding uncharacterized protein (EggNog:ENOG410PSMJ~COG:S~BUSCO:16708at33183), with protein sequence MLSAILRRLQGGNLEVFKFGTYVLFPIGWMYYFGTNLEERFSVPDFWPREEHSHKIPLEKSEIEAELARMDREKERKRLRRLELESAAAAAATAATMGESAGVERS
- a CDS encoding uncharacterized protein (EggNog:ENOG410PRW5~COG:S~TransMembrane:1 (i41-62o)~BUSCO:16813at33183), with the translated sequence MVRSRSSSPSVFTTFIRWLRLKNYQYEVTFALYMLTPMEKFIFNTLLLLVISMSVAAAYIYLPNHIVSICQHVWYYWTGGDPFTGSSSKLRLAANLSASSLPAAEMLAQQNVIVDTGKVAAETTAKRLAEL
- a CDS encoding uncharacterized protein (CAZy:AA3_2~CAZy:AA3~CAZy:AA3_3~EggNog:ENOG410PFGF~COG:E) is translated as MSIPPNNLREFASQVFDYLIIGGGTAGLVVASRLSEKPHLKVAVIEAGPAVFDEPLINEPELFGEAIGTKYDWQFETEPQPGLAGQRVPWPRGKVLGGSSALNFLVWNRGHKEDYDAWVAMGNQGWGWDDLLPYFKKSETFHEPSLSEQEKNYSYFEASSHGIEGPVKTSHIQRFAPSLKYWHQTLENLGVEVNRQSYSGANAGAWNLISAFDPATYTRSFSANRYYLPVSQRPNLFLLTEATVEQITLEKHGEEWIAKGALVRHGEEKFIVKASKEVILSAGSIQSPQLLELSGIGNPEILTAAGIPVKVANPNVGENLQDHLLTTFVYEMRTPSNSPDVNLLRPRKVEETSDGPKVEEPSRAFLPGPAAYCPLFRMLTNEELEDITTRICPEILKSTKARETRLRDAFLSGKMLGAIEYIWYGETIWNKAFKGEPGKKYATIVQMLQYPFSRGSVHIPPMRDSRPITVDEKPIIDPQYCVGDGKIDLDVMKVGQMFADKICATEPLSHVIAGRVFPAKADDDDDDADVIDDYLRNNIGTEFHPIGTCAMGGFEGAKAGVVDDKLRVYGVRGLRVVDASIMPLHISAHTQATVYAIAEKAASMVLEDERSE
- a CDS encoding uncharacterized protein (EggNog:ENOG410QDMR~COG:J~BUSCO:16217at33183) → MPLTKLFTPISRTLAWRGLPASRRPLSSSNALAAKQMPPRPTIDESEITGTYLKGSGPGGQKINKTSSAVQLIHLPTNTVVKSQATRSRSQNRKIALQILAEKVELLQKGDESRAAIVAETKRKRKASMTKKSKRKYRALEEKKRREMEEAEIAREGEEEGRGEEADELPRR